One window from the genome of Oryza glaberrima chromosome 3, OglaRS2, whole genome shotgun sequence encodes:
- the LOC127765982 gene encoding B3 domain-containing protein Os03g0619600: MAGSGSCMKKSCVCCQKYLEHLDGKMNCFVRRMTADSRRSMIMPCKFVNHFGGDFSGTIKLQSPNGILYVVEVTKCKNKTVLRCGWEAFVDAHHIEENDSLLFRRVENSRFEVLIFDSDDCEKVFSCAGIRNTCKSIQEKSSSSCDDTAESSESEGFARNQKGSFSHRRKTANLASSSEDSGEDSPSEHESVESGDLETSQEPYVLSRRSYLSEFQKDKVDALIQEIQPETTAFVAIMRKSNVQLPTPFLVISFCYAEVHFPHKSVTVTLQRPCKSKKWHPRFYKRKDARMNILRGSWVEFVKDNRVQEQDICVFVPTKDARRNFTFTVHLLRVAAAYSRGGTGVDRAGSSLGRTDVKSASEISIKEEPIDQEENVSSRNRNGVSDESEEDEDSEGPAHPPYIVPCKSRLSRLQKKIVEEKVRSIQSKFPVYVAIMKKSNVERSASRCQLELGARFAAAVHLPDRRQTVVLQRRGERWATVMQIRSGTRRLLISGWHRFVRDNRLRVGDICLFEFKTHERWRLTMAVHAIFREQCC; this comes from the exons ATGGCTGGAAGTGGTTCATGTATGAAGAAATCATGCGTTTGTTGCCAAAAATATTTGGAGCATTTGGATGGAAAGATGAACTGTTTCGTCAGGCGAATGACGGCCGATTCTAGACGTAGCATG ATCATGCCATGTAAATTTGTGAACCATTTTGGAGGAGATTTCTCAGGGACCATAAAACTGCAATCCCCTAATGGTATTCTGTATGTTGTTGAAGTCACTAAGTGCAAGAATAAGACAGTCCTCAGATGTGGTTGGGAGGCATTTGTTGATGCCCATCACATAGAAGAGAATGACTCCTTGTTGTTCCGTCGCGTCGAGAATTCTCGTTTTGAGGTTCTGATCTTTGATTCCGATGATTGTGAGAAAGTATTTTCCTGTGCTGGCATAAGAAACACTTGTAAAAGTATTCAAGAAAAAAGTAGCAGCTCTTGTGATGATACTGCAGAATCATCAGAGAGTGAAGGATTTGCTAGAAATCAAAAGGGAAGCTTCAGCCATCGTCGAAAAACAGCAAACTTGGCATCTTCTTCTGAGGATTCAG GAGAGGACAGTCCCTCTGAACATGAATCTGTTGAGTCAGGTGATCTTGAGACGTCTCAAGAACCTTATGTATTATCTCGCAGGAGTTATCTATCTGAATTCCAAAAGGATAAAGTAGATGCACTTATCCAGGAGATTCAGCCTGAAACTACCGCGTTTGTAGCTATCATGAGAAAGTCCAATGTTCAATTGCCAACTCCTTTTTTG GTCATTTCCTTTTGCTATGCTGAAGTACACTTTCCACATAAAAGCGTAACCGTGACACTTCAGAGGCCATGCAAAAGCAAGAAGTGGCATCCCAGATTCTACAAGAGAAAAGACGCGAGGATGAACATTCTCAGGGGATCTTGGGTAGAGTTTGTGAAAGACAATCGTGTGCAGGAACAGGACATCTGTGTCTTTGTACCAACTAAGGATGCAAGAAGAAATTTCACGTTTACGGTTCATCTGCTTCGCGTAGCGGCAGCTTATTCCCGGGGTGGAACTGGTGTTGATAGAGCCGGCTCAAGCCTTGGAAGAACAGATGTGAAGTCAGCTTCAGAGATCAGTATCAAGGAGGAACCAATTGATCAAG AAGAAAATGTTTCCTCGAGAAACAGGAATGGAGTCTCTGACGAATCTGAGGAGGATGAGGATTCTGAAGGCCCTGCTCATCCTCCCTACATTGTACCATGCAAGAGCCGCCTGTCTCGGTTGCAAAAGAAGATAGTTGAAGAGAAAGTGCGATCCATCCAATCCAAATTTCCCGTTTATGTAGCAATCATGAAGAAGAGCAATGTTGAGCGAAGTGCTTCCCGTTGCCAGCTA GAGCTAGGCGCGCGATTCGCCGCTGCTGTTCATCTTCCAGACAGGAGGCAGACCGTGGTGCTGCAGCGGAGGGGGGAGAGATGGGCCACCGTGATGCAGATCAGGAGCGGAACCAGGCGGCTCCTGATCAGCGGCTGGCACAGGTTCGTGCGCGACAACCGCCTGCGCGTCGGGGACATCTGCCTGTTTGAGTTCAAGACGCACGAGAGGTGGCGGCTCACCATGGCTGTCCATGCCATCTTCAGGGAGCAGTGCTGTTAG
- the LOC127767913 gene encoding B3 domain-containing protein Os03g0619800 codes for MAGGNTHRKKSCACCKEYLEHLGGKMRCFLRRMAADSMHSMIMPDRFVSHFGGKIPGTIKLESPNGILYVVEVTECMNKTLLQCGWEAFVDAHNIKEGESLLFRHIENSRYEVLILDSDDCEKVFSCAGTRNGSCVQDKTVDPVDSSGSSSNDTTQSSRSRNTENLTAMCSSSEKSGEDSPSGYEFHESVEPQTPSGSDYVLSRRTYLSEAQKERVVAHIQDIQPEITVFVAVMKKCNLQSPAPYLVISSRYASVHFPRETATITLQRPSKRKKWYPRFYKRIDKSDHMLRGQWQNFVHDNCLQEEDICLFVPTKGGRNFVFTVHLLQAEATHSRDGTDVHKIGSSQNKRNSKMASQVHIKEAPGGDVSSESNKHGVSHESLESEDSDGPSEPPYISSMRRRLSQLQKKTVEEKVRAIQSEIPICVATISKLAGSGGKGKFRGLELSSRYAASYLPDKNHQTLVLQCKGMIWQINLVVRRRYTKGKRWFLTAGWRKFAHDNRLRVGDFCLFELKKKKLTMEVHIISNLQRYPEVE; via the exons ATGGCTGGAGGTAATACCCATAGGAAGAAGTCTTGTGCTTGTTGCAAAGAATACCTGGAGCATCTGGGTGGAAAAATGAGATGTTTCCTCAGGCGAATGGCTGCTGATTCTATGCACAGCATG ATCATGCCAGATAGATTTGTCAGCCATTTTGGAGGAAAGATCCCAGGAACCATAAAATTGGAATCTCCTAATGGTATTTTGTATGTTGTTGAAGTCACTGAGTGCATGAATAAGACACTCCTACAATGCGGTTGGGAGGCATTTGTTGATGCTCATAACATAAAAGAGGGTGAATCTTTGTTATTCCGACACATCGAGAATTCCCGTTATGAGGTTCTGATTCTAGATTCTGATGACTGTGAGAAAGTATTCTCCTGTGCTGGCACAAGAAACGGTTCTTGTGTTCAAGACAAAACTGTAGATCCTGTTGATAGTTCAGGTAGCTCTAGTAATGATACCACGCAATCATCACGGAGTAGAAACACTGAAAATTTGACAGCAATGTGCTCTTCATCTGAGAAATCAG GAGAAGACAGTCCTTCTGGATATGAATTTCATGAGTCAGTTGAACCTCAGACACCTTCAGGGTCTGATTACGTGCTATCACGCAGGACTTATTTATCTGAAGCACAAAAGGAGAGAGTGGTCGCGCATATCCAGGATATTCAACCTGAAATTACTGTGTTTGTGGCTGTTATGAAGAAGTGCAATCTTCAGTCTCCAGCTCCTTATCTG GTTATTTCTAGCCGCTATGCTTCTGTACACTTTCCACGTGAAACCGCAACTATCACGCTTCAGAGGCCAAGCAAGAGAAAGAAGTGGTATCCCAGGTTCTACAAGAGAATAGACAAGAGTGATCACATGCTTAGGGGACAGTGGCAAAACTTTGTCCATGACAATTGTCTGCAGGAAGAAGACATCTGCCTCTTCGTACCAACAAAAGGAGGAAGAAACTTCGTGTTTACTGTCCATTTGCTCCAAGCAGAAGCGACTCATTCCAGGGATGGGACTGATGTTCACAAGATTGGCTCAAgtcaaaacaaaagaaattcaAAGATGGCTTCACAAGTCCATATTAAGGAGGCACCAG GGGGGGACGTTTCCTCTGAGAGCAACAAGCATGGAGTTTCACACGAATCACTGGAGAGTGAAGACTCTGACGGTCCTTCTGAACCTCCCTACATCTCATCAATGAGACGCCGGTTATCTCAATTGCAGAAGAAGACAGTTGAGGAGAAAGTGCGAGCCATCCAATCTGAAATTCCCATTTGTGTAGCAACCATAAGCAAACTTGCTGGCAGTGGTGGCAAGGGGAAATTCCGCGGACTA GAGCTAAGTTCGCGATATGCTGCCTCATATCTTCCGgataaaaatcatcaaacttTGGTGCTCCAATGCAAGGGGATGATCTGGCAAATCAATTTGGTGGTGCGTCGTAGATATACAAAGGGAAAGAGGTGGTTCCTTACTGCAGGTTGGCGCAAATTTGCTCACGACAACCGCCTTCGTGTCGGGGACTTCTGTCTGTTcgaactgaagaagaagaagctcaCCATGGAGGTCCATATCATTTCCAATCTGCAGCGTTACCCTGAAGTAGAGTAG
- the LOC127768467 gene encoding putative B3 domain-containing protein Os03g0619850, which translates to MAGGGSRMKKSCACCKRYLEHLGGKMSCFLIRMTTDSMHSMIIPDRFVNHFGGKIPGTIKLESPNGILYVVEVTECMNKTVIQCGWEAFVDAHHIKVGDSLLFRHIENSCFEVMILDSDGCERVFSCAGIKTSSSCVHDKTVDPVDTSGRSSDDTAQPSRSERFARCQRDTSNDRRNTASLTAVSSSSEESEYVSLKSNRNGVSDESQESEDSEGPAGPPYILSWKSKSRLSSLQKKIIKEKVRSIQSEVPIYAAIMNKSNIGLTSSPCQLELGARYAAAVHLPDRRQAVVLQRMGQRWDTVMQTKSGRCTTRRFLINGWRRFVRDNRLCVGDICLLELKKHESKLTMTVHTIFSQQS; encoded by the exons ATGGCTGGAGGTGGTTCTCGTATGAAGAAGTCTTGTGCTTGTTGCAAGAGATACCTGGAACATTTGGGTGGAAAAATGAGTTGCTTCCTCATTAGAATGACTACTGATTCTATGCATAGCATG ATAATTCCAGATAGGTTTGTGAACCATTTTGGAGGAAAGATCCCAGGAACCATAAAATTGGAATCTCCCAATGGTATTCTGTATGTTGTTGAAGTCACTGAGTGCATGAATAAGACGGTCATACAATGTGGTTGGGAGGCATTTGTTGATGCCCATCACATAAAAGTGGGTGACTCTTTGTTGTTCCGACACATCGAGAATTCCTGTTTTGAGGTTATGATCCTAGATTCTGATGGCTGTGAGAGAGTATTCTCCTGTGCTGGCATAAAAACCAGTTCTTCTTGTGTTCATGACAAAACTGTAGATCCTGTTGATACTTCAGGCAGATCTAGTGATGATACCGCGCAACCATCACGGAGTGAAAGATTTGCTAGATGTCAAAGGGATACGTCCAATGATCGTAGAAACACTGCAAGCTTGACAGCAGTGTCCTCATCATCTGAGGAATCAG AATATGTTTCCCTGAAAAGCAACAGGAATGGAGTTTCTGATGAATCTCAGGAGAGTGAGGATTCTGAAGGCCCTGCTGGCCCTCCCTACATTCTATCATGGAAGAGCAAGAGTCGTCTATCTTCATTGCAAAAGAAGATAATCAAAGAGAAAGTACGATCCATCCAATCCGAAGTTCCCATTTATGCAGCAATCATGAACAAGAGCAATATTGGGTTAACTAGTTCCCCTTGCCAGCTA GAATTAGGTGCAAGATATGCAGCTGCTGTGCATCTTCCAGACAGGAGGCAAGCCGTGGTGCTCCAGCGGATGGGGCAGCGATGGGACACCGTGATGCAGACCAAGAGCGGCAGATGCACCACCAGGCGGTTCCTGATCAATGGCTGGCGCAGGTTCGTGCGTGACAACCGCCTCTGCGTCGGGGATATCTGCCTGTTGGAGCTCAAGAAACACGAGAGCAAACTCACCATGACTGTTCATACCATCTTCAGTCAGCAGAGTTAG
- the LOC127768255 gene encoding uncharacterized protein LOC127768255, with the protein MAASVMITRWHPVLALAVLLAAAAASPPKTTVSGYRPDHHDDDHHHHHGGHDAALSVTTDHRHHHHGGEAASSVITDHDHGHHHGHGHHGGGGHGGDGAAASSVTDHHDHGHGHHGGGGHGGDGAAASSVTDHHDHGHGHHGGGGHGGDGAAASSVTDHHDHGHGHHGGGHGGRRALLASTNDDTSSGCCPGGGHHHGHGGGGGHMGPRGDSHMPPYKIVT; encoded by the coding sequence ATGGCTGCATCAGTGATGATCACCAGGTGGCACCCGGTGCTCGCGCTggccgtcctcctcgccgccgccgccgcctcgccacccaAGACGACGGTCTCCGGCTACCGTCCCGATCACCAtgacgacgaccaccaccaccaccacggcggccaCGACGCCGCCTTGTCGGTCACCACCGatcaccgccaccaccatcatgGCGGTGAAGCCGCCTCGTCGGTGATCACCGATCACGACCACGGCCATCACCACGGCCACGGTcaccatggcggtggcggccacggcggtgacggcgccgcTGCCTCGTCGGTAACCGATCACCACGACCACGGCCACGGTcaccatggcggtggcggccacggcggtgacggcgccgccgcctcgtcggtaACCGATCACCACGACCACGGCCACGGTcaccatggcggtggcggccacggcggtgacggcgccgccgcctcgtcggtaACCGATCACCACGACCACGGCCACGGTCACcatggcggcggccacggcgggcGCCGCGCGTTGTTGGCATCCACCAACGACGACACGTCGTCCGGCTGTtgccccggcggcggccaccaccacggccacggtggcggcggcggccatatgGGCCCGCGTGGAGACTCACATATGCCTCCCTATAAGATCGTAACGTAA
- the LOC127765565 gene encoding B3 domain-containing protein Os03g0620400 codes for MAGQGSQKKKSCDWSKRYVDHLNGKMKCFHLQMSANFGHSMTIPNKFLDHFGGTLSRTIELVSPKGIVYIVKVTEHMNKTILQCGWEAFVDAHHIEENDSLLFRHIENSRFEVLILDSDGCEKVFTWAGIKKTSSVQERNVAPVDISRSTHDETTQSSGSKKFVRCQRASDSQRGKTAKLAETSSSGESGEEGTDSSTSEDESSYELDDPQMPPGRNYVLSRWTSLSEAQEEKVDMLVQDIQPEIPVFVAIMKHSNVNSRRACLVIPKRYASAHFPLESQTITLQRQGKNKKWYPMFYIRKDGSGYMLYGCWKNFVRDNHVKEGDMCIFHLTKFTGGEFGATVHLLRETKSGSLGSFHTSHKRFDLRDGRTWPKVTGARRVSSRPYLTADRVSLTEEQVRKVEEVVHSIQSEGPMYVSIMNKSNVGTDGLYIIIFGRQFATRYLPEGEQTLTLLMTGKSNAWQVKMRPRSGDAQMITTGWRHFVHDNHLQIEDICLFQLMNDESKLTMTVHIIRRNEKS; via the exons ATGGCTGGACAAGGTTCCCAAAAGAAGAAATCTTGTGATTGGTCCAAAAGATATGTGGACCATTTGAATGGAAAGATGAAGTGCTTCCACCTGCAAATGAGTGCTAATTTTGGGCATAGCATG acCATACCAAACAAGTTCTTGGACCATTTTGGTGGGACGTTGTCAAGAACCATTGAACTAGTATCCCCCAAGGGTATTGTGTATATTGTCAAAGTCACCGAGCACATGAATAAGACAATCCTACAGTGCGGATGGGAGGCATTTGTAGATGCCCATCACATAGAAGAGAATGACTCCTTATTGTTCCGTCACATTGAGAATTCCCGCTTTGAGGTTCTGATCCTTGATTCTGATGGTTGTGAGAAAGTCTTTACCTGGGCTGGCATAAAAAAGACTTCTAGTGTTCAAGAAAGAAATGTAGCTCCAGTTGATATTTCAAGGAGCACTCATGATGAAACCACACAATCATCAGGGAGTAAAAAATTTGTTAGATGCCAAAGGGCTAGTGACAGTCAGCGTGGAAAAACTGCAAAATTGGCAGAAACATCTTCGTCTGGGGAATCAG GAGAGGAGGGCACTGACAGCAGTACTTCTGAAGATGAGTCATCCTATGAGCTAGATGATCCTCAGATGCCTCCAGGACGTAATTATGTCTTATCGCGTTGGACTAGTCTATCTGAAGCACAGGAAGAAAAAGTAGATATGCTTGTCCAGGACATTCAACCTGAAATTCCTGTATTTGTGGCTATCATGAAGCATAGCAATGTTAACTCACGTCGTGCTTGTCTT GTAATTCCTAAGCGCTATGCATCTGCACACTTCCCACTTGAAAGTCAAACCATCACACTTCAGCGGCAAGGCAAGAACAAGAAGTGGTATCCCATGTTTTACATTAGGAAAGATGGATCTGGATACATGCTTTATGGGTGTTGGAAAAACTTTGTTCGTGACAACCATGTGAAGGAGGGAGACATGTGCATCTTTCACCTAACAAAGTTTACTGGGGGGGAATTCGGAGCAACAGTCCATCTACTCCGTGAAACAAAATCTGGTTCCTTAGGTTCATTCCATACTAGTCATAAAAGGTTTGACTTAAGGGATGGCAGAACGTGGCCGAAAGTGACTGGTGCTAGAAGAGTAAGTTCTAGGCCTTACCTGACAGCAGACAGAGTTTCTCTGACTGAAGAACAGGTCAGGAAAGTGGAAGAAGTTGTTCACTCCATTCAATCTGAAGGTCCCATGTATGTGTCAATAATGAACAAGAGCAATGTTGGTACCGATGGGCTCTACATCATT ATCTTTGGCAGGCAATTCGCGACAAGGTACCTCCCGGAAGGGGAGCAAACTTTGACGCTTCTGATGACGGGGAAGAGCAATGCATGGCAGGTCAAGATGCGCCCTCGGAGCGGCGATGCGCAGATGATCACCACAGGCTGGCGCCATTTTGTCCATGACAACCATCTGCAAATTGAAGACATCTGCCTCTTCCAGCTGATGAATGATGAGAGTAAGCTTACCATGACAGTCCATATCATTCGTCGCAACGAGAAGAGCTAG